The stretch of DNA aaaagatacaaacttctaatttcttaatcttttttagtaatatattgagttggtgcattttatttattttgtaatgaaaaacacaagaaaaataattcttattcacatagacacatacacataaagtttaaatatatatatatatatatatatttttatatatatatatatgggtatgctcttaatgggtattacccgtgtatgggtattttattcttgaccattggatcaaatatctaatggttgatatttataatcattaattaaatattaaaaaattaatatttcctattttgtattcactatattcctaaaatagataaaactattaatagaaataaaaaatttataaatggaattgttatttaaaaaataaaatacactaaaaaaattaacaaactattttttttttagtaaaaatcattttaaagattaaaaagaaaaaaagtgtatatttatctttttataaaatttcttcatactagaattctaaattgcattactgaaaataaaaaaaaaaaataattttaagctttaaactgtaatacacataaaatgtataagattttttttaaacctaaaatctttaattttataataactaacaattatttatattttttttattttttttttaaaatacttgagcttaccaaatctataagaacaaaaccaatgaagaaaattttaacaaaaaaaaaaaaaaatgaaggaagaaaaaagtgtcataaacatttTGAATAATGAcaattgccaacacaagaatttcagcacaaaaaattatatttgacccctagacaagattatcatcttccaatcctaaaaatataaataatgtacaatacctcattagttattctaggagaatgattcatggtaatatcaaaaaaatcattggatggtaataatatttttctaacaatgatagcctaagtaagaactaagaagtattgtagcattttatttttaagaatatgaataatattaagataATTGGATTCTACAATCAAGCTCCTattcttctaataaaaaaaatacattaatatacatgtaaatgatttttagttttacaataataaattattaataaactcataatttcataaaataataaagtagtaattttaattaatttttaaaaataatttataattttttttcaaattattagttgtaattattattttcaattttataaaaaataaatataatttttttttttaaaaaaaaaattatttttagaaacttgccataaaaagtttattagattattaccttattaatttttttagttcccatcaatgggtattacccattaagaagtgttccatatatatatatactctagcttatttattttagtaatagatacatatatattttagtgtaaatagataagtatatatatatatatattgatatatattggtttagtttgtatataaatagagatggaaatagattattattggagattaagagacaataatttttttaaaatttttttttgtatgaaatattaaataatttattattaaaaaaataaccgatccaaaataaccgatccaatccgtactattgcggattggattggattggatttaaactcttatgcggatcagattggatctaaaatatgaaatccgcacttagtgcggattggatgttgtttgaccaaaaaagtgcggattggatcggataaaCAGCCTTAATATATATCCTCTTATTCCTTCACGTCAAAAGTTGAACTTCTTTTTTAAGGGGAAAAAAAGTTGGAACTTTTTATTTTccctaattaatataaaaagatCTTAACTTTCAAACAACGAAAGGTAATATCTCTTTCTTCAAATTTTCTTCTCTTTCCTTTAAAGTGTgcaaattattaataaagattcgATATTATTTGgttgattaattataattattaacaataaatatatttatagcagTGATTAAAAGAATGgagaaattaaacaaataattccataaaaaatcaaataattaatcGGCCGGTATaattcaaagagaaaaaaaaaaaatccaatgaTCAGTTCTCTAAATATGAACATGAGTAatgcaataaaataaaattaatcaataaataaattaactatAAAAATCCGCAACTACGTCGATGACTCGATCCCGATCCTATATCAACACAAggctaaataattttatatatatgtctatAGAAAACATTCCAAGGTGGGAGGAGCCTTGAACTGCATCTTCAAATCATAATAATTCCCGGGAGGAGCCAAATGCAAATCCAAGTCCAAATCCGCGCAAACTCTCTTGCTGCTATTCGACTTCTTCAACACTGGAACAGGAGGCGCGTGATGTTCACGACCATTATCGGTCGCCGCAGCTTGTCTATGTCTCCTCATATGACCGCCAAGTGCTTGTCCAATTGCAAACTCAAGCCCACAGATAGAGCACTCGTGGGTCTTGGGCTTCGGCGGTGGCTGTGGGATGCCTTGGAGAGCTTCGGAGAGCTTCGGTTTCTTATGGCTGGCTCTATGGCCACCCAGCGCTTGAAACGACGGGAATGTTCTGTTACAAGTCTTGCAAGTGAACACACGCTCCGACAACGACTGCTGTGGTGACGATTCTAATTTATTAGTGTCGACATCGGAGTCAGTTTCGCCTATTTTGGACAATAACATCAAGCAATTAGCCATATCCAAGCTTGACTCAATCCGACGATAGCTATGAATATTATCATCATCACCAAAAGTAtggtctctttctctcttcaacaCCATgattctaatttatgttttgggtttgaaaaaaaaataagaataaggAGAATTcggaaagtttttttttttaattatttcttaTTTGGGGGCTATGGACGGCGAAGTAGtttaagaagaaagagaaaatgaATATTGAATGAAATGAAATGGTGTTGGAGTGAGTTTGGGGGGAATATTTATAGGGATGGGTTTGGTTTGGAGCTGAAGAAGTTTGACTTGATGATGAGATAaagaaagggaaagaaaaaggGTATTGTCGGAAACGGGGTTGCGTGTTTTCTTGAGGTCTAAGAAAGCGAATAGTAAGGGGTTTTAGGTAAATTTAAGAAACATATGGTTTAGAGTGATTACCGCTTTGTTTCATTGGTACGTGCGTCACCGCGTTGATCAATAAGGAATATATCTTTGGAATGAAGTAGTCGTTTGCGGTGAGCTAATGGAAGTTGCAACCTTTGTTCTTCTCTATTATAGTGCTCTTTTCCTTTCCTATTCTATGCTCTATGTTCTCTTGACTATTCTAGAAATATTCTACTCCCCAACTCGCATTTCACTTCCGCACCTCACGCGCTATTCTTTAGTTTCCTTTTGTTTTATCTTATCCTAATTGTTAtgagtttctatttttttaatatttttattttaacatctTTATCTTGCAGATACCCGATTctttgaaattaaatttttaaacaaatTCAGTTTGCTTTTTTAGGCAAACAAAATATTAATGTAGGTGAATGTGGTTAGTAAAATTTCATTTTTCACcttctattattattagtttctttatttCACGGTTGTcaataataggaaaaaaaatcaatataaacatgcaaactagtttttaatcaatttgtttttctaaaatatatttttatcccattttatcaaaatttaattctTTCAGTAACATGTATTATACCTTCACTTTTTAAGTAAAACTTGAAACTATATTCCATGTAACCAATTTTCTGAAATGTTTCACTAATTTTACtaatattgattttttattaatttcgaaataaataaaagtatgaaaaatggattaaaataaaacaaagataaaataaatttattaatttaggttAAACTTTAACCTtatggctaattaggatttttttctctaaaactttaacatgtactaaatcatgtcccttttgttagatttaaggatttttgtcatttcattcaattttactcttTCAGTGATGGTTCCCCGaactttaatatctaccaaatcatgccccttaaactttgatatgtactaaattatacctctgaactttcatccatgttagaatttttttattaaaattagacaaaagtctttaatctaacaatctcattaggagaatttttaacggccaaaaaagtttaaggaacataatttggtacatgtcaaagttcggggaaaaaatactaattaacctaaccttattgattattattttttagaaaaaagattgattattagttttattagttttgaaatttagaaattatgatatttaattaaaatacgaaaactaaaatatatttttcttattgtttaaaaaatattaattttagaatATAATAATCAATATTGATAATGAAGTGATGGGATTGGTGAAAGTGGCGTTAACGCTAGTTAAATTCGCGTAGTATGATAAATTATGAGAGAAGAAAAGTAAGTGTGAAAGGCTCTAGTAGTAGGAAGTAGCAGCTAGTATTTTTCAAGATGACATTGCCAAGTCACTAGAAGTGAAAATAAGGTATGCGTGGTGGGTGTTCCAAATACAACCCAGGAAACTAAACTTGCTTCGTAAGCACCCACGTAGACTTGGTGTGTTAATTTCACtctaaattaattaatgatgaatttattattattattattatttttatttttggaagtGACTCAAACTTAATTTCAAACAAATAATATTCTATATTTTACGCGGCACACAAAGTGCATGCCACTCCAACCAACGTAACTCACCTATGTGAACTATATCTTCTTACCTAATCACTAATACTATATACTATTagataatttatatatacaaatcaATAGTTTCTGGAACAAATAATACATTTCTTCTCTTATATATCTTAGTCAGCTGTTGTGTTCTGTTTAATTACAATTCGATCAACTTCTTCTTAAACAAGATGCTAAAGTCTTAACGTGTTAAGCAAGGTATGTTGCATAAGTAATGTGTGTATCTCGACATATGGTGTTTTTCTACATCCGCGGAAATCCCAACTACTCAGAAATGAGAATTTAGGTTGACTTTTTCCTCAGTTTACACTGATTTTTGTTTGAACTATATAACGATGATGTCGATCGGGAAGTTTCCTTGGAGTTGTCGAGTGACCAAAGGTACGGAAACTTGTACCAAAAGGACAATTTATATTACAtgaaatgcaatatattctTTTTctgaattaaaaaatatataaagagtTAATATGTTAAATGTATAACATTATATACACGTAACTTGTGTTGCGTGTGCttgtatttttatgtaaaatatccACACACAAATAAGTGGATGgatgattaataatttttttttgtcttgtAGCAAAATTTGGTGTGGACAGAGAAATAACAATTTGGTTCTTTCTCTTTCTATTTGgcccatatatataaatattgggAATACGATTTTGTCTGATGTACGACAGCCGTTAGATGGAGAAGTTATTTAATCTGAGGGCTGGagttgatctaggggtaattaagGTTAAAAAATGGTAAcgtaccctgagacccatctaatgtactacgaagtacattccgtgaaagtacatcacagaacaaaatcgtgtccctataaatattttatccaatatatagatatatagaatttgtttataaaattttattatgtaaCTAGCTAGCGAAAAATGAACTTATAAATGCAAGACTTAACTGGACACACACTACAAAAAGCAATTCttttaatgataaatttttaattacaacGTAAATTTGTTATGTAATTTTTAGTCAGAACAGAAAattacttataattaaaatataatttttaaatataagttgtcactaatttacttttagttacaacaagcattgtgactaaaagcatatttagtcacaacaaattataatctTTGAGACTAATAACTTTAGTCATgaatcttttagtcacaatataaaaataatttataattagttacaactattttatttttagtcacaagttttgttgtgtctaaaaataatttttttgtaatgaCACCTTGAATCATGAATCTTAAAGACTTGTAAAAGTTAATCAAGTCTTTAGTATTTACTACTACAAATCTGggctttagaggcagtttttaagGTCTTTTAGCGTTAATTTTGGCAAAATTCACTACTGACAATGATCCATGCAACGCTGTAGGATTGAAAATAAATGATGGTAAATGttaccctatggcgtcggttatatacaaataactgacgctatatacaaatataacCGACGTTGTAGGCCTAAAAGCTGATgtcaaattattaataattattctttTAAGTTCATAACCTATTATAAATcaagaaatttaatttatttaaattataaatttactaatgtatattaaatattatttaatttaaatttaaattaaaaatttattttttaaaagctaaattaaatattatttaaattaattttatgatcAGTCAATATACTTAATTTCATTTCATAGaagcaattaaataaattaaaattatagattacacaaatattataaaattagtccaagtattaataagttaataaatctaattacaagttaacctaaaaaataagcTATGGAAGAAAAATTCTTAGGCCTTTTAGCATCATTCGTCCAAGCCTTCGTGCATCACCGCCATCAACCGTTCTATCCACTGTCGTTGTAATGGTAATAATTCAATTTTTGGATTGTATGTCTACTTTTCTCCAAATTGTAAAAAgaagtaaaaatttatattagtttatatgtgtattattatttgttaatataataaatactataattaataattaaaacttgcagctttttgatcttgtatatAACAGTTGGAGtttgcacgtgcgacgatgtcagccATATatgtatttcaaaacataaaaactacaTTCTTGGTTTTTTGGTTGTCTTGGACAATTGCTAGTGCAATTCCTGGCCACGACCCAAGATACACATTTGATCCCCTATAATCTGATATGCTCtgctttaaaaattatattaacatttcaattcattagttaattaaaaaatttgttacAAAAAGAGTAATTAAATTATTGCCTTATCAACATTTCAATAATTTATTAGGGAACTTTGTGGCCACATatagggtttaaatggataatttccCTGACGCAACGATCTCTAGTATCCAATgcacactaaaaaattatattgggaTATatgtaagatagtataaaaataattttaagttataatatagaaaacaattagtactaaaaaaaattaaatagtgtttacccgatattctagggaataaagaatatttggtggttgttattcATCGATGATAACCAAAGGACCAATCGTTGTGGCGCATTCTCAAAAGACTCACTCTTCTCTTCATCGTTGATACCATTCACTGCGAGAAATTCTAGGttgtaaaacttgaaaattcttCTCAAATCGTTTATGCTCTCTCATATATGCCTGTATTAAATTGTTAAATATTAGTGTTTTTGAATAATTTCACTAGAATTTGATACATAAGATTAATTAGATtgaagaagagtatacatcattccaaataGCATTCCGTGGTTGCCGATGAAGTCACACAACGCCACCTACTACAAATCCTCTCTAAataacgtgatctgggtacgAGGTGCTATGAATCCTCGGGGTACCCGAATTGTGATTGtttcacgtttatctttgactCTTAGAAATTCATCAACTATCAATTTTAGTGAGTTAGGGATTAAAGTCATGATCTCTGGTTTGATAATTTATCTTCTTGATCAGCACCGTCTTTTCAAGAAGGCATGGGACCTTTCCTTTTCGACATACCATGTCTTGATGGTGGTTGAGCTAGTGGaccattgttggtaatcttagtttttcACAACCATCTAACAGGGGTTTATCTGCATCACTtagaaaattatcgaatttttcaagatcattaagaaattcctcaTGTGCTTCATCAAGCAAGTCCAATGGATGATCATTGAAATCATTACCCTCAATATTATCTACCCCCCGCGTCCttaatggatatggatcatcaactaaatatttttcatgccAATACCAagtagtataacttctattgaaacctcgtaaatacacatggtccttaatcattttaagaaaagagaaagaaaatatcttGAGACCTTACCCAAACCGCCTACTGCTTGGCAGAGTGGGCCAATGTAAAGACATCCACGCTGCTGCATGATGCCAAAATCTCCATTGGTAACTCTGAAGCGTTCCCGGCCACCTGATCTAGGAGTTCAGCGACAAAGGGATCGGCCTCCCTACCTACCTTGAAAGCCAGGCACTTATCTAAGGCCTCTACTTCTATGGTAGGCCTAGTAGAGAGTATGGTGTgcattgttggaatttattttaccaggatcttagatctactcacaagtatgttgttaaacaccctaaatatgaactttctaaaacgataaataaacacatataaagttaagaaaaccttacattgatggcagcggaattaatgttgttggaaattattttaccaggatcttagatctacttacaagtatgttgattaacaccctaaatatgaacttctaaaacgattataaaataaacacatataaagtattagaaaccttacattgggtgcagcggaataatatgactccttccattcagatatctagcccttgattcctttctgtagcagagcattatcaatatctgaaattggatctctttctctgattctttagcgctgaaactccttcttgttgaatgtctttcttcacgatcttcctcactatgattgaggtatcacttgctgtgtgtgggcactactctaatcactaagtggttcgaaatttcaaggaagaagaaagagaagaagtggcggctagggttttgagagagaagactcaggtttttctctgaaggaaaaagtagaaagttaagttcctgaagccttcactatctatttatagcattccactagggttaggtttgaattatttggcattaaaataatgaaaatatcagaggataattcctataaaagtggctggccctatacagtatggatttgggcctcacttttttcaattttgcagttttatcacttttgcatctgattttctcaaaaatgtcaatttttcaaattcaaccatttaaatgccaattctaactatttaataactataaataattattaaataatattgtcatttatcatatttattaattgaaccatacaaagtatcataattaataaatatgcccctaaaactctttctttacaatttcgcccttacttagtgaaaaattcacaaatagacatagtctaaattgagaattataattgattaataataaccaattatatgagtcttacaagcaatattatctcaactagtggggggaccatgggtctatataatcgagcttccaataaccagatcaagaatttattacctaaattcactgacttattaattcttcattgaatccacgcatagaacttagaattgcactctcagtatataaaatgctctatatgttccaccatatagacacatcattagttatccattgttagtcctaatttgatcaattatcctctatatgaatgatctacactgtaaagggattagattaccgttacaccctacaatgtatttaatccttaaaacacttgaccccgtataaatgatatttcagcttatgtgaaatgagtactccaccatttatgttcgtttggtcaagctcgaaggagatcatcctttgcttactattcgccagatagaagctatagattccatgtttatgctagcgctcccactcaattgcactaccgtgttcccaaaatgtacgtatcaccctgacctaaaagtaggcttaactaacaaatcaaagaacacgaatagcctttcaagattgagcctaatcataacaggattaagaacatttgatctaggatcaactaagcgatattgacttgaatagatattacggtaagtttaataaatctaagtcaaagttcaatatcggtcccttccgatgcatactccatgcatccaacctgagctttactttaaccaatgctctggaaagaacatagcacttctccaaatgcaagtaaactctgttgtagattatcatatcagtaaaaccctgtgtctgataaatctaggaaactttattcacatagtcatgtttactttccaatgtgttggcggcacaataaacaggatcaagtatgtgaaaagggtttcagatgaatttatacataatgtacatataatcatgaaataaatcatgtgaaccatgcaacattaaatgttatttctgatctatattaataagtaaatctgattatattgaaatgagttttatttagggcataaaacccaacaaatgtctccttctgctcagatctctaacccttgtatcctttctgtcgcagagtattatcaagatctgagcccgaatgtccttctctttgtgtgtgatccttcacagtcttccaatctatgattgaggtaccacttgctgtgtgtcgGCACTTACTCTAttactaaggttcgaaatttatgaagaggaaaagagagagggtaggTTTTGACTATAgagagaaagggaaggctcagttttctgaagaaagaattttctagagagaaaaggttgttgaaaacttattatttgactgaggcatcactttctatttataggcaactactaggtttaggttaggaattatttggcattaaaataatgaaaatatcaatttgaaaaacctatccAAGTgaccggccatggtgtgtaatgggccttacttggattttgcagttttcataaattttatttctattttctcaaaaacgccaattttccaattctaaccatttaaatgccaaaactaattttttaaaaactaaaatagattattaaataatattgttcatttaatttaattattaattagacatataaagtctattaataaataaataaacctagaatctcttttctttacaatttcgcccctgcttagtgaaaattcacaaatcagacatagtctaactttagaattataattgattaatcacaaatcaattattgagtcttacaagcagtatagtctcaactagaatggggaccatggatctatatgctgagcttccaataagtgaaccgaatttactaagtaaattcctacttattaattcttcgttgaatccactcttagaacttagaattgcactctcagacttatatagagcatattatatgttccacgatatagatatgctatctcatttaaccattgttataatcttattgtgatcaaagatcctctatatagatgatttacatcgagatgggataattttaccgttctcacccctcaatgtattttgccccttaaaacacttagctacctgtaaatgatgtttagtgatctaagaattagtcacttaaacaagagctcatccatttacttctatttagctaagctcgaagggaatcatcacttgacttctatacaccagtagaagctatagattccatatttatgttcagcattcccactcaatcatactatcatgttcccaaaatatacgtatcatcctgacccaaaagtaggcttaactaataaatcaaagaacatgaatagtactcctgagttgagcctaagcatatcaggatttagattcttttaatcttaagatcaactactgatattgacttggaaagatatgacggtaagtttataatatcttaactaagttgcaatatcggtccagtccaatgtatactccatacattcgaaactagtatactttaccaatgtcctggaaagaacataacacttactccaagtgtaagtacacatcatcgctgattatcacatcagtgtaaatccaaaacactgatgaaacagggacttagtcttttgattcatatgatcacaatcacattccaatgtgttgacgatactgtcattgtgaataaacatatgatctggacttaactcattttgtgtgtaaatgtaataaacatattaaaccattagcatgtaaaattcatgcaaacataaatcacttcaaatttctatattgataactaataagattgtaaagggttttatttagggcacaaaacccaacatgcaTGCCATCAAAGATTTTAGCCTTTCGCACCACTGAGAGCATGGTGGCCCGTCTACAAACTTGCAGCTTCTCCACCTCCAAGCGCCCCTTTAGGACCCTGTTCACTTCCCTCTCCTTCTACATATCAAGGGGATTAAAAGGAATGGTATTCCTTGGGAAAGCGAACCCCTCGGAGGGTATTTTTGGAATGGCCGAGGGGTGGTACGACCGAGGCTGGCACAACCTCAGTGGTAGATCATGATGCTAGGGGTGGGCCCCGATTTTAGAAGTGGCCGCCTCAAGCGTCTACCTTTTCCTACCAGGGGCACTGTTGCATACCACTTTGGAAGAACTGGTCCTATCCATTGCAGACCTAATATACCTGTCAAAAATTGATACAAAGGTAAAACAAGTCAGTGTAACACAGGACCCCAGAACTCTCACTCCCCATAATAGAGACCGCAGGCACGGCACCATTATTCCAGGGCAAATAGTCACACACAACATGCACAACTCCCTAAGAACTCTACAAAAAGTAAACGGTGAAGAAAACTTATCAGTTGTTAACAAGAAATAGAGGGGGTGATCTTGGTGTTGCGTCTCGATCGGCAAtatgctgttgggttttatgccctaaataaaactcatttcaatataatcagatttacttattaatatagatcagaaataacatttaatgttgcatggttcacatgatttatttcatgattatatgtacattatgtataaattcatcttaaacccttttcacatacttgatcctgtttattgtgccgccaacacattggaaagtaaacatgactatgtgaataaagtttcctagatttatcagacatagggttttactgatatgataatctacaacagagtttacttgcatttggagaagtgctatgttctttccagagcattggttaaagtaaagctcaggttggatgcatggagtatgcatcggaagggaccgatattgaactttgacttagatttattaaacttaccgtaatatctattcaagtcaatatcgcttagttgatcctagatcaaatgttcttaatcctgttatgattaggctcaatcttgaaaggctattcgtgttctttgatttgttagttaagcctacttttaggtcagggtgatacgtacattttgggaacacggtagtgcaattgagtgggagcgctagcataaacatggaatctatagcttctatctggcgaatagtaag from Cannabis sativa cultivar Pink pepper isolate KNU-18-1 chromosome 2, ASM2916894v1, whole genome shotgun sequence encodes:
- the LOC115721051 gene encoding zinc finger protein ZAT12, translated to MVLKRERDHTFGDDDNIHSYRRIESSLDMANCLMLLSKIGETDSDVDTNKLESSPQQSLSERVFTCKTCNRTFPSFQALGGHRASHKKPKLSEALQGIPQPPPKPKTHECSICGLEFAIGQALGGHMRRHRQAAATDNGREHHAPPVPVLKKSNSSKRVCADLDLDLHLAPPGNYYDLKMQFKAPPTLECFL